A stretch of the Candidatus Zixiibacteriota bacterium genome encodes the following:
- the menH gene encoding 2-succinyl-6-hydroxy-2,4-cyclohexadiene-1-carboxylate synthase: MSGQSIQWNFQSSGDSSKHALLFLHGFMGSSLDWQDIADCFAEKYGIIALDLPGHGQTVATTDDDYTMPRCASGIVDLLHDLNITRTHLIGYSMGGRLALYLATHYPKLVDKVIVESASPGLKTQQERSARVEHDLQIARDITTLPMAEFLARWYDQPLFATVDKNGPPFQSLMRRCLLNDSALLAKSLRHMGTGAQPSLWSDLPKIRSQLLLIVGGQDAKFKSIAEEIAEIRPATKIVVIPDAGHNVHMENPLEYIKQVSLFLKS; encoded by the coding sequence ATGTCAGGTCAGTCGATTCAATGGAACTTCCAATCCTCCGGCGACTCATCCAAACACGCGCTGCTGTTTCTTCACGGTTTCATGGGTTCATCGCTGGACTGGCAGGACATCGCGGACTGCTTCGCCGAGAAATACGGGATAATCGCGTTGGACCTTCCCGGTCACGGTCAGACAGTCGCGACCACCGATGATGACTACACCATGCCTCGATGCGCTTCAGGGATAGTCGATCTTTTGCACGATTTGAATATCACCCGGACGCATCTTATTGGTTATTCTATGGGAGGACGGCTGGCGCTCTATCTCGCGACTCACTATCCTAAACTTGTTGATAAAGTGATCGTTGAATCGGCCTCGCCCGGCCTGAAGACACAGCAGGAACGCTCCGCGCGCGTTGAGCACGACCTTCAGATCGCCAGAGATATTACGACTTTGCCAATGGCGGAGTTCCTGGCCCGGTGGTACGATCAGCCTCTGTTCGCCACCGTCGATAAAAACGGCCCCCCGTTTCAAAGCCTGATGCGGCGCTGCCTGCTCAACGACTCCGCCCTTCTGGCAAAATCGCTACGCCATATGGGAACGGGAGCGCAACCGTCTCTCTGGTCGGATCTGCCAAAAATCAGATCTCAGTTGCTCTTGATAGTCGGCGGGCAAGATGCTAAATTCAAAAGTATAGCGGAAGAAATCGCTGAAATTCGCCCGGCCACAAAGATTGTCGTAATACCCGATGCCGGGCACAACGTGCACATGGAGAACCCATTAGAGTATATCAAACAGGTGAGCCTGTTTTTGAAATCATAA
- the menB gene encoding 1,4-dihydroxy-2-naphthoyl-CoA synthase, producing the protein MSKIQWKDCGKYTDIRYHKSDGIAKITINRPERRNAFRPLTVNEMIRALADARADQTIGVIILTGEGDKAFCSGGDQKIRGEAGYKDEAGGEHLNVLDFQRQIRTCPKPVIAMVAGYAIGGGHVLHLMCDLTIAADNAIFGQTGPKVGSFDGGYGSSYMARIVGQKKAREIWFLCRQYNAEQALEMGLVNTVVPLNRLEEETVQWCREILANSPIAIRCLKAAMNADCDGQAGLQELAGNATMLFYMTEEGQEGRNAFVEKRKPDYSKFPKRP; encoded by the coding sequence ATGTCGAAGATACAATGGAAAGACTGCGGCAAATATACCGACATCCGCTACCACAAGAGTGATGGTATTGCCAAGATAACGATCAATCGCCCCGAGCGACGCAATGCCTTCCGTCCCCTTACTGTCAACGAAATGATTCGTGCTCTCGCCGATGCGCGCGCCGATCAGACCATCGGCGTGATCATCCTCACGGGCGAAGGGGACAAGGCGTTCTGTTCCGGAGGCGATCAGAAAATCCGCGGCGAGGCCGGCTATAAGGACGAGGCTGGTGGTGAACACCTCAACGTCCTCGATTTCCAGCGCCAGATTCGCACCTGCCCCAAACCCGTCATAGCCATGGTAGCCGGTTACGCCATAGGCGGGGGACACGTGCTGCACCTGATGTGCGACCTCACGATTGCCGCCGATAACGCCATCTTCGGTCAGACCGGCCCTAAAGTCGGATCTTTCGACGGCGGCTATGGATCAAGTTATATGGCGCGAATTGTCGGTCAGAAAAAAGCCCGCGAAATTTGGTTCCTCTGTCGCCAGTACAACGCCGAGCAGGCGCTGGAAATGGGTCTGGTGAACACCGTCGTGCCGCTTAACAGACTCGAGGAAGAAACAGTGCAGTGGTGCCGCGAAATCCTCGCCAACTCTCCCATAGCTATCCGGTGTCTGAAAGCGGCTATGAACGCCGATTGCGATGGTCAGGCGGGATTGCAGGAACTGGCGGGTAACGCTACCATGCTGTTTTATATGACCGAGGAAGGACAGGAAGGTCGTAACGCCTTCGTCGAAAAACGCAAACCGGACTATTCAAAATTTCCGAAACGACCCTGA